The following proteins come from a genomic window of Legionella cherrii:
- a CDS encoding ABC transporter permease: MKYKDLLHGLSIARLDGLIRKEFILITRDRGTIAMLVILPIMLLILFGFAIQFDPKHLPTTIISYDNSPLTRSYVSALEASGYFSVIHDEKMNENKKNQDFANGKISFAFTIPPNFTRKYIRNENPQLLVEIDGSDPGSSASALSNALPILNQTMETFNRQGLGSPSPTQSKRSVNLTIHRLYNESNTSSYNIVPGLIGVLLTLTMVMLTSTAITSEKESGTMEMLLSTPLKPTEIILGKVIPYIVLGYLQLTSILIFGKLLIHIPTEGSILLLYIAVAPFIIANLMVGMIFSTLARTPMQAMQLSVFYQLPSMFLSGYIFSFYGMPTWAQMIGYCVPMTYFIRIARGILLKGNTFSQIVPNIFPILLIASILILLTGKIFRTKLD; this comes from the coding sequence ATGAAATATAAGGACCTATTACATGGATTATCTATAGCGCGTCTCGACGGCTTAATACGCAAAGAATTTATTCTCATCACTCGGGATCGTGGCACCATAGCGATGTTAGTCATCTTACCAATTATGTTGCTTATACTCTTTGGTTTTGCCATCCAATTTGATCCCAAACATCTTCCGACTACAATTATTAGCTATGATAATTCGCCATTAACTCGAAGTTATGTCAGCGCTCTTGAAGCTTCAGGATATTTTAGCGTGATTCATGATGAGAAAATGAACGAAAATAAAAAGAATCAGGATTTCGCCAATGGAAAAATAAGCTTCGCCTTCACTATTCCCCCTAATTTTACTCGTAAATATATTCGTAACGAAAACCCACAGTTACTGGTCGAAATCGATGGCTCAGATCCAGGAAGCAGTGCTAGCGCACTGAGCAATGCACTTCCCATTCTCAACCAGACTATGGAGACATTCAATAGACAAGGTTTAGGTTCCCCATCACCTACTCAGTCAAAGCGAAGTGTCAATCTCACCATTCATCGACTTTATAATGAATCGAATACCAGTTCTTATAACATTGTTCCAGGGTTAATCGGCGTACTCCTTACACTAACCATGGTGATGCTTACATCAACCGCCATCACTTCAGAAAAAGAGTCTGGGACAATGGAAATGTTGTTAAGCACGCCATTAAAACCCACAGAAATCATTCTTGGTAAGGTAATACCCTATATTGTTTTAGGTTATTTACAACTAACCAGTATTTTAATTTTTGGTAAATTATTAATTCATATTCCTACTGAAGGAAGTATCTTATTACTTTATATTGCAGTTGCACCATTTATTATTGCCAATTTAATGGTGGGCATGATTTTCTCCACCCTGGCACGTACTCCGATGCAAGCAATGCAACTGAGCGTTTTCTATCAACTCCCTTCAATGTTTTTATCGGGTTACATTTTTTCTTTTTATGGAATGCCTACTTGGGCACAAATGATAGGGTACTGTGTGCCCATGACGTACTTTATACGGATTGCACGTGGAATTTTGCTGAAAGGCAATACGTTTAGCCAAATAGTTCCAAATATTTTTCCTATTTTATTAATAGCGTCCATTTTGATTCTTTTGACGGGGAAAATATTTAGAACAAAGCTCGACTAG
- a CDS encoding ABC transporter ATP-binding protein: protein MSELTIDVKGLTKKFDEKVAVDHINLQVEKGSIFGFLGSNGSGKTTTIRMICGLLTPTDGVGTCLGYDIRTQSDEIKKRTGYMPQKFSYYTGLTVHENLRFVADIFQIKNSAKAIEEIIKDLELEEYQKVQAGNLSGGWKQRLALACSLLHKPQLLFLDEPTAGVDPKARKEFWDYLHKISSRDGTTILVTTHYMDEAEKCSSLAYINVGRLLYTGSTRDLIPHSQVKTYILKAARKEQNQFMEKINDSYPKLLASIVNNELRISSKDHQSLKRMIDEHSELSFKETTPSFEEVFIGLMR from the coding sequence ATGAGTGAGCTAACAATTGATGTTAAAGGATTAACCAAGAAATTTGATGAAAAGGTCGCGGTTGATCACATAAACTTACAGGTGGAAAAAGGATCGATATTTGGATTCTTAGGTTCGAATGGTAGTGGTAAGACGACAACGATCCGAATGATTTGTGGTCTTTTAACTCCCACCGATGGAGTAGGGACTTGTCTTGGTTACGATATTCGCACACAGAGTGATGAGATAAAAAAACGTACCGGTTATATGCCGCAAAAATTTAGTTATTATACAGGATTAACGGTCCATGAAAATCTGCGTTTTGTTGCGGATATTTTTCAGATAAAAAATTCGGCTAAAGCAATAGAAGAAATTATAAAAGATCTTGAGCTTGAAGAGTACCAAAAGGTACAAGCAGGTAATTTATCTGGAGGGTGGAAACAACGTTTGGCTCTGGCATGTAGCTTGCTGCATAAACCTCAACTATTATTCTTAGATGAACCTACCGCCGGTGTTGATCCAAAAGCTCGTAAAGAATTTTGGGATTACTTACATAAAATTTCCTCCCGTGATGGCACCACAATCCTTGTGACAACTCATTATATGGATGAAGCGGAAAAGTGCAGTAGCCTAGCATATATTAATGTAGGGAGGCTATTGTATACAGGTAGCACCAGAGATTTGATTCCTCACTCCCAAGTCAAAACGTATATACTCAAAGCGGCTAGAAAAGAACAAAATCAGTTCATGGAAAAAATAAATGATTCCTATCCCAAGTTGTTGGCCTCAATCGTAAATAATGAGCTACGGATTTCATCAAAGGATCATCAATCACTGAAACGGATGATTGACGAACACAGTGAGCTGTCATTTAAAGAAACTACACCTTCTTTTGAGGAAGTATTTATCGGATTAATGCGATGA
- a CDS encoding HlyD family secretion protein, with protein sequence MRKLLLIGLTVLLLTACGEENKSFSGYIDADLVYFSADFAGRLTDLAVLRGQQVKKNQFLLRLEQTSELYNLQMSKLNKKDLLAQRQQTLTQLQYNEINYRRVQEMRKQNAASQNDLDAAQRDLNISKDQLAEIDAKIKSNRVDTAEKKWQVTRKENFATDNGIVFDTYYTQGEFVQAGAPVLSLVTKKNIKAVFFVPEEKLDRLRLNQQVKIKTDHNAHFATGHIFYISNIAEYTPPIIYSREERQRLVFRIEAKIDSPDLEKIHLGHPVTLEITQ encoded by the coding sequence ATGCGTAAATTGCTGTTGATTGGATTGACTGTCTTACTATTAACAGCCTGTGGGGAAGAAAATAAGTCTTTTAGTGGGTATATTGATGCAGATCTTGTCTATTTTTCTGCCGATTTTGCTGGACGACTGACTGATCTCGCCGTACTAAGAGGACAACAAGTCAAAAAAAATCAATTTCTACTCAGACTTGAACAAACAAGCGAGCTTTATAATCTACAAATGAGCAAATTAAATAAAAAAGATTTGCTTGCTCAACGGCAACAAACTTTGACTCAGCTTCAATACAATGAAATCAATTATCGCCGTGTTCAGGAGATGCGCAAACAAAATGCAGCAAGTCAAAATGATCTTGATGCAGCGCAAAGGGATTTAAATATTTCCAAAGATCAACTTGCAGAGATTGACGCGAAAATTAAAAGTAATCGGGTTGATACTGCTGAGAAAAAGTGGCAGGTGACGCGCAAAGAAAATTTTGCTACCGATAATGGAATTGTATTTGATACTTATTATACACAAGGTGAATTTGTCCAAGCAGGAGCTCCTGTTCTTTCTCTAGTGACCAAAAAAAATATTAAAGCCGTATTTTTTGTTCCAGAAGAAAAACTCGATCGATTACGCCTAAATCAACAGGTTAAAATCAAAACCGATCATAATGCTCATTTTGCCACAGGCCATATCTTCTACATCTCAAACATTGCTGAATACACTCCCCCCATCATTTATTCCCGGGAGGAGCGTCAACGTCTCGTATTCCGGATAGAAGCCAAAATTGACTCACCCGATCTCGAAAAAATTCATCTCGGCCATCCTGTCACTTTGGAAATAACTCAATGA
- a CDS encoding avidin/streptavidin family protein yields the protein MSFKSFFCATLALSSLFTHSVFAAQKEMTYKNERGSILVLTQLADNKIEGYFTTAVASKTCPQAINQKRPITGYRVGNVLSFSVVYPMCESVLSVSGHFDNKEQIIDAISILSKQASDITHEGPGARFIGHDSYKKIG from the coding sequence ATGAGTTTTAAATCGTTTTTTTGCGCTACATTAGCATTATCCTCTTTATTTACGCACTCTGTTTTTGCTGCGCAAAAAGAGATGACCTATAAAAATGAACGCGGTTCAATTTTAGTGCTTACTCAGTTGGCAGATAATAAAATAGAAGGTTATTTCACCACAGCAGTTGCCTCCAAAACCTGTCCACAAGCTATCAATCAAAAAAGACCTATTACCGGTTATAGGGTAGGGAATGTGCTCTCTTTCAGTGTTGTTTATCCCATGTGTGAGTCAGTATTGAGTGTGAGTGGGCATTTTGATAACAAGGAACAAATTATTGATGCAATTTCCATACTGAGCAAGCAAGCAAGTGACATTACTCATGAGGGGCCCGGAGCTCGATTTATTGGCCATGACTCTTATAAAAAAATAGGATAA
- a CDS encoding lysoplasmalogenase — MTGQPFKITLPLFLLSMIFYLIVLSFIQFPLTTLLKPIPIALLMLFVLQINCYKQVKVLLLLALGCSLIGDIFLTLPIKMALQVGILAFMATHVTYICLFLKNRQFRGKNVLSFSPILVFVLVSFYFLSPYLGEMKKPVAAYLCLLTLMVFCAFQVKRQSLFTRLGAILFLLSDFVLSLNLFVLANNKPIAVLVMLLYYAAQFLLVVSITQTKEIIFLKLYNLFRGSKLAQ, encoded by the coding sequence ATGACAGGACAGCCATTTAAAATCACTCTGCCTTTATTTTTGCTCAGCATGATATTTTATCTTATAGTACTTTCTTTTATTCAGTTTCCTTTAACTACCTTACTTAAACCCATTCCCATTGCTTTACTGATGCTCTTTGTCCTACAAATTAATTGCTACAAACAAGTAAAAGTCTTGTTACTCCTTGCCTTAGGATGTTCACTCATTGGCGATATTTTTTTAACCCTCCCCATAAAAATGGCATTGCAAGTGGGGATCTTGGCATTTATGGCAACGCACGTTACCTACATCTGTTTGTTTTTAAAAAATAGGCAATTTCGAGGCAAAAATGTTCTTTCTTTTTCACCTATCTTGGTATTTGTCTTAGTAAGCTTCTATTTTTTATCCCCCTATTTGGGCGAGATGAAGAAACCAGTAGCAGCTTATTTATGCCTGCTCACTTTAATGGTATTTTGCGCCTTTCAAGTAAAACGGCAATCGCTTTTTACTCGGCTCGGAGCGATTCTTTTTTTATTGTCTGACTTTGTTTTGTCCTTAAACTTATTTGTTTTAGCAAACAACAAACCCATAGCTGTGCTCGTAATGCTTTTATATTACGCCGCCCAATTTTTATTGGTCGTCAGCATCACACAGACCAAAGAAATAATCTTCCTTAAATTGTATAACTTATTTCGAGGTTCAAAACTGGCGCAGTAG
- a CDS encoding acyl carrier protein has protein sequence MEQTVERRVVNLIARTQEIPPDEIDLDQSIDQLVPSSLDLVNLFFDLEDEFDLDIRNDIYKEQTIREIAIDINQLIAKKN, from the coding sequence ATGGAGCAGACAGTAGAACGTCGTGTTGTTAATTTAATTGCTAGAACGCAAGAAATTCCACCTGATGAGATTGATTTGGATCAATCAATTGACCAGTTAGTTCCTAGCTCTCTGGACTTAGTTAATTTGTTCTTTGACTTAGAGGATGAGTTTGATTTGGATATTCGTAATGATATTTATAAAGAACAAACCATTCGAGAAATAGCAATTGATATTAACCAATTAATCGCTAAAAAGAACTAA
- a CDS encoding U-box domain-containing protein, translating to MRLKIEEDTKEANVFIYGKMGPDETNLILFSKVSWLSNQSNYSSNIALLQENGSKLWLIRDSRVEGLLTVQSISWNKELEQWQAEGPQRFMLSNDYGWVLNNAHPESDDFLVIADSVGGIIHMTNENTQPHLPGLLKILSANGYEVENRVNPKIGQETLSIGYTSYRTDADVSQQDSKGSKLVLTTVNLPEGMLMALSCPLATIISGQMKVMKDPVTWVADGISYERSQLLMLHPDLEEGKDFYPNIKLKTIINYVSATSLSPEEYWAKLQKVEEDIKDPILLNTMQEPVLSPSGHSFEKSSIETWINSKYVNLPTVSNIVPIPDPITKQDIRGRTLVVNKNLSQFIKAWPDFYRQQEYNLAISLSEKVQYSKSN from the coding sequence ATGCGACTTAAGATAGAAGAAGACACTAAAGAAGCGAATGTTTTTATTTATGGTAAAATGGGCCCGGATGAAACCAATCTCATTCTTTTTTCTAAGGTTTCCTGGTTAAGCAATCAATCGAACTACTCCTCAAATATCGCTCTCTTACAAGAAAACGGCTCAAAGTTATGGTTGATCCGTGACAGCCGAGTTGAAGGATTGCTCACGGTTCAATCCATTAGCTGGAATAAGGAATTGGAACAATGGCAAGCGGAAGGACCCCAACGATTTATGTTGTCAAATGACTATGGGTGGGTTTTGAATAATGCCCATCCAGAGTCTGATGATTTTCTTGTCATTGCCGATTCAGTCGGTGGGATTATTCACATGACCAATGAGAATACACAACCGCATCTTCCTGGATTATTAAAAATTCTATCTGCAAATGGTTATGAAGTAGAAAATAGAGTAAATCCTAAAATTGGGCAAGAAACATTATCTATAGGTTATACTTCCTACCGCACTGACGCCGATGTTTCCCAACAAGACTCCAAGGGATCGAAACTGGTGTTGACGACCGTCAATTTGCCAGAAGGGATGCTTATGGCACTTTCTTGTCCATTGGCAACAATAATTTCTGGCCAAATGAAAGTGATGAAAGATCCGGTTACATGGGTAGCTGATGGTATTAGCTATGAACGTTCTCAGTTATTGATGCTTCATCCGGATTTGGAGGAGGGAAAGGATTTTTATCCCAATATTAAACTTAAGACCATTATTAATTACGTCTCGGCAACTTCTTTAAGTCCCGAAGAGTATTGGGCGAAATTGCAGAAAGTAGAAGAAGATATCAAGGATCCGATACTTTTAAACACCATGCAGGAGCCTGTTTTAAGTCCTAGTGGACATTCATTTGAAAAAAGTTCTATAGAAACATGGATAAACAGTAAATACGTTAATCTCCCTACAGTGAGTAATATCGTTCCTATTCCAGATCCAATAACCAAGCAAGATATTAGGGGAAGAACTCTTGTAGTTAATAAAAATTTAAGCCAATTTATTAAAGCATGGCCTGATTTTTATAGGCAGCAAGAATATAACTTGGCAATATCGCTTTCTGAAAAAGTGCAATACTCTAAATCAAACTAA
- a CDS encoding TauD/TfdA family dioxygenase: MRKEYQGVVTRFLRQEERLIQSEEHEMPLVIEANGSADLGFLQQFLASNSLQILDDMARYGAVLLRGFNIEADEQFERIILSIPEFRGISEAFMSENGRVHVNDLKYVLHTNSVYKTGGTLYLGGFHTENYYSADVPSYLCFCCFQPSELGGETGLINTQKIYNHLHDALRQKLEKNSFFVCKWSIAEVAERYQISQDAVQKICNDFKLPVIGEGEEQFVLMYKPSVLEHPITKEKALQINMFELPSLNHELRKCFMNDYKGKRWFWHRFFWKLPTSVFNSVEKLAIIFISFFNSPTNSYRILRTKLTHLKASRKIKRSSLNTVKVGSCFNKEEVKELAQLMRKYYSSCLWKKGDVLLIDNKKVMHAGMPGMGPRVIRAMICNPLDMNYSASESGSIVAKERTTDTIGAYMAEGTTLNFGVEGVSQGG, from the coding sequence ATGCGCAAGGAATACCAAGGTGTGGTCACCCGATTTCTCCGCCAGGAGGAACGACTTATTCAATCCGAAGAACATGAAATGCCGTTAGTGATCGAAGCAAATGGTTCTGCGGATTTAGGATTTCTGCAACAATTTCTAGCATCCAATTCTCTGCAAATCCTCGATGATATGGCTCGTTATGGGGCTGTGCTTTTAAGAGGCTTTAATATCGAGGCGGATGAACAATTTGAACGGATCATTTTAAGTATTCCCGAGTTTCGCGGTATTAGCGAAGCGTTTATGTCTGAAAATGGTCGGGTTCATGTGAATGATCTTAAATATGTTTTACATACCAATTCAGTATATAAAACTGGAGGAACACTTTATCTTGGCGGATTTCATACTGAAAATTATTATTCCGCTGATGTTCCTAGTTATCTTTGTTTTTGTTGTTTTCAACCTTCGGAATTAGGTGGTGAAACCGGTTTGATCAATACACAAAAAATTTACAATCATTTGCACGATGCATTGAGACAGAAATTGGAAAAAAATTCCTTTTTTGTTTGTAAATGGTCCATTGCAGAAGTAGCTGAGCGATACCAGATTAGCCAGGATGCAGTACAAAAAATATGTAATGACTTTAAACTCCCGGTAATTGGCGAAGGAGAGGAGCAGTTTGTTTTAATGTATAAACCAAGTGTCTTAGAACACCCGATCACTAAAGAAAAAGCATTACAAATCAATATGTTTGAACTTCCTTCCCTGAACCATGAGCTGAGAAAATGCTTTATGAATGACTATAAAGGGAAGAGATGGTTTTGGCATCGATTTTTTTGGAAATTACCCACCTCAGTTTTTAACTCAGTAGAAAAACTTGCAATTATTTTTATTTCTTTTTTTAATTCACCTACCAATTCATATAGAATTTTGCGCACCAAATTAACTCATTTAAAAGCCAGCAGAAAAATAAAACGCTCTTCCTTGAATACAGTGAAAGTAGGAAGTTGTTTTAATAAGGAAGAAGTTAAAGAACTGGCCCAATTAATGCGAAAGTATTATTCATCCTGTTTATGGAAAAAAGGGGATGTACTCCTCATCGATAATAAAAAAGTCATGCATGCAGGTATGCCTGGAATGGGGCCTCGAGTGATTCGTGCCATGATTTGTAATCCTCTGGATATGAACTATTCAGCTTCGGAGTCAGGCTCTATAGTCGCAAAAGAACGCACAACTGACACAATTGGTGCTTATATGGCTGAAGGGACTACTCTTAATTTTGGGGTAGAAGGGGTCTCCCAGGGCGGATGA
- a CDS encoding pseudouridine-5'-phosphate glycosidase: MPQFFEYSPEVKLALEHKKPLLALESTIISHGMPYPDNYETAQAVEQIVRDHQVTPATIAVIDGKIKIGLTANELQQFACNKDVFKASRRDLPFIVANRYSAGTTVAATLFCAAKAGIKLFATGGIGGVHRGDAHDISADLIEISRTPIAVICAGAKAILDLPRTLEFLETMSVPVIGYRTQVLPAFYTDSTDYQLSTWVEDVPTLAKILAAHWEIGMSSGILITNPIPKEFNIPIEIIEPVIKNAIEKAAQNNISGKALTPFLLAEVTQLTQGKSLLANIALIKNNARLGAELARAII; this comes from the coding sequence ATGCCGCAATTTTTTGAGTATTCCCCAGAAGTAAAATTAGCTCTTGAGCATAAAAAACCGCTATTAGCATTGGAATCCACCATCATTTCTCATGGCATGCCCTATCCTGATAATTATGAAACGGCTCAGGCAGTAGAGCAAATTGTCCGCGACCATCAGGTAACTCCCGCAACCATTGCGGTGATTGATGGAAAAATAAAGATTGGTTTAACCGCAAATGAATTGCAACAATTTGCATGCAATAAAGATGTTTTCAAAGCTAGTCGACGTGATTTACCTTTCATCGTCGCCAATAGATATTCTGCTGGAACTACAGTTGCTGCCACCTTATTTTGTGCTGCGAAGGCAGGAATTAAATTATTTGCTACCGGTGGGATTGGTGGCGTCCATCGGGGTGATGCGCACGATATTTCCGCAGATTTAATTGAAATTTCAAGAACACCGATCGCCGTCATTTGTGCTGGTGCAAAAGCAATTCTTGACCTGCCGCGTACTTTAGAATTTTTAGAAACGATGAGTGTACCCGTCATTGGTTATCGCACTCAAGTATTACCTGCTTTTTATACTGATTCTACTGATTATCAGTTATCAACCTGGGTAGAGGATGTACCAACTCTTGCTAAAATATTAGCTGCTCATTGGGAGATAGGTATGTCCTCTGGTATCTTAATCACTAATCCAATCCCTAAAGAATTTAATATCCCAATAGAGATCATCGAGCCGGTAATCAAGAATGCCATAGAAAAAGCAGCGCAAAATAATATTTCTGGAAAAGCGTTAACCCCTTTTCTACTGGCGGAAGTGACTCAACTGACCCAAGGTAAAAGTTTACTGGCCAATATCGCTTTAATTAAAAATAATGCTCGCCTAGGTGCCGAGCTTGCACGTGCTATTATCTAG
- a CDS encoding carbohydrate kinase family protein, producing the protein MNKKIICIGGITIDRKLTSIHKLQLGTSNPVSSISTFGGVAHNVAQNLALLTDNVHLCSVVGQDSYGLETIAHLKSLNIQTQNVLTLPNKPTAHYDVLLDQEGELFFALADMDIFDHVPFNPFTQSWSEWDSEALVFLDTNLPKAIIEHAIQIARTKNIKLCIDPVSVTKAQKLPSSLEHVFLLKPDRFEAEALTDIRIHSVADCIKAGNLLLDKGLRNCIISLGKSGYVLVNETVQKHFPAFFIDPIVDVSGAGDAFVAGILYELKHNATLIDACKTGAAMAALTVQSCHTVNEQINHETLKNLQLTQTVRETDHAAIF; encoded by the coding sequence ATGAATAAAAAAATAATATGCATTGGCGGTATCACCATTGATCGAAAATTAACATCAATTCATAAGTTGCAATTGGGAACATCCAACCCTGTTTCATCTATTTCAACCTTTGGCGGTGTGGCTCATAATGTAGCCCAAAATCTTGCTTTGTTGACTGACAACGTCCATCTTTGCAGCGTAGTCGGCCAAGATAGTTATGGACTAGAAACAATAGCCCATTTAAAAAGTCTTAATATCCAAACCCAAAATGTTCTTACCCTTCCCAATAAACCGACAGCTCATTATGATGTCCTGCTTGATCAAGAAGGAGAATTATTCTTTGCTTTAGCGGATATGGACATTTTTGATCATGTTCCGTTTAATCCGTTTACCCAATCCTGGAGTGAATGGGATAGTGAGGCACTTGTTTTTTTGGATACCAATTTACCGAAAGCAATTATCGAACATGCAATTCAAATAGCACGTACCAAAAATATTAAATTATGCATTGATCCGGTCTCTGTAACTAAAGCACAAAAGCTCCCCTCAAGCCTCGAACACGTTTTTCTACTGAAACCCGATCGTTTTGAAGCGGAAGCATTGACTGACATCCGCATTCATTCAGTAGCGGATTGCATCAAAGCAGGTAATTTATTATTGGATAAAGGGTTAAGAAATTGCATTATCAGCTTGGGTAAATCAGGCTATGTACTGGTGAATGAAACGGTACAGAAACATTTCCCAGCATTTTTTATTGACCCGATTGTTGATGTCAGCGGTGCAGGCGATGCATTTGTTGCTGGAATTCTGTATGAGTTAAAACATAATGCCACCTTAATTGACGCCTGTAAAACAGGCGCCGCGATGGCTGCTTTAACCGTACAATCTTGCCATACAGTAAATGAACAAATTAATCATGAGACATTAAAAAACCTTCAGTTAACCCAAACAGTAAGAGAAACAGATCATGCCGCAATTTTTTGA
- a CDS encoding glutathione S-transferase family protein has translation MGLLVDGQWHDVWYDTSKTGGEFKRESSQFHFAISNEANARFPAEKGRYHLYVSLACPWAHRTLIFRKLKKLEDYIEVSIVHPHMLEKGWSFMKGMGATGDRLYGLNYLYELYLQANDQYTGRVTVPVLWDKKEKTIINNESAEIIRQFNQAFNHLTGDNQDFYPESLRPEIDVLNDRIYNAINNGVYRCGFATTQQAYEEAFGQLFLLLDELDVRLRNQKYLLGEQLTEADWRFFTTLIRFDAVYYSHFKTNQQRISDYEGLQPYLKRLYHHPGVRETVNFLHIKQHYYFSHKTINPTQIVPLGPKLDFD, from the coding sequence ATGGGGCTTCTCGTTGATGGTCAGTGGCATGATGTCTGGTATGATACTTCTAAAACTGGAGGGGAGTTCAAACGAGAATCATCCCAATTTCACTTTGCAATCAGTAATGAAGCCAATGCTCGATTTCCTGCTGAAAAGGGACGTTACCATTTATACGTCTCCCTGGCTTGTCCCTGGGCACATCGAACTTTGATTTTCAGAAAACTCAAGAAACTGGAGGATTATATTGAGGTTTCGATTGTGCATCCGCATATGCTTGAAAAAGGATGGTCGTTTATGAAAGGGATGGGCGCAACTGGAGATCGGCTTTATGGATTGAATTATTTATACGAACTTTATCTGCAAGCAAATGACCAATATACGGGTAGAGTGACCGTACCGGTTTTATGGGATAAAAAAGAAAAAACGATTATTAATAATGAATCAGCAGAAATTATTCGTCAGTTCAATCAGGCGTTTAATCATTTAACAGGGGATAATCAAGACTTTTACCCGGAATCACTTCGTCCAGAAATCGATGTCTTGAATGACCGAATTTATAATGCAATTAATAATGGAGTTTATCGTTGTGGCTTTGCAACCACACAACAGGCCTATGAAGAGGCCTTTGGCCAATTGTTTCTTTTGCTTGATGAACTGGATGTGCGCTTACGTAACCAAAAATATTTGTTAGGTGAACAGTTAACAGAGGCTGATTGGCGTTTTTTTACCACGTTGATACGTTTTGATGCGGTTTATTACAGTCATTTCAAAACAAACCAGCAACGAATTAGTGATTATGAAGGGCTCCAACCCTATCTGAAACGTCTTTATCACCATCCTGGAGTGCGTGAAACGGTAAACTTTTTACATATTAAGCAACATTATTATTTCAGTCATAAAACCATAAACCCAACGCAAATTGTACCTTTAGGGCCAAAATTGGATTTTGATTAA